A genomic region of Methanobacterium sp. SMA-27 contains the following coding sequences:
- the glmU gene encoding bifunctional sugar-1-phosphate nucleotidylyltransferase/acetyltransferase, which produces MKAIILTAGEGTRMRPLTVTKPKTMLQVGGKPILQYNVESLRNAGVSDITMVVGYREEVIKNHFKDGSFLGVKINYVTQEQRLGTAHAIGSTKDTIKGKFIVLNGDIIVDPVLIEDLIQKYNSKSAKSLLVLTEVDDPSSFGVVELNGDKIINIVEKPAPGEAPSNLINAGIYLFDEDIFKAIDLTRISKRGEYEITDSLQIQMDNNEKVLGIKSKNNWIDIGRPWELLDVNEHFLKDMETDIHGEIEEEVTIHGPVFIGKNTIVRSGTYIMGPAHIGENCDIGPNTFIRKYTSIGNNVSVGNAVEIKNSIIMDNTNVNHLTYVGDSIIGSKCNIAAGTNIANLRFDDGNIKIRVKGNKIDSGRRKMGVVFGDGVKTGINSSFNPGVKVGVNSRIGAGAIVSKDLESNKVLIPKQEHNIIDNNR; this is translated from the coding sequence ATGAAAGCGATTATATTAACAGCAGGCGAAGGAACTAGAATGAGGCCCCTTACAGTCACTAAACCAAAAACAATGCTTCAAGTTGGGGGAAAACCAATTCTGCAATATAATGTTGAGTCGCTAAGAAATGCAGGAGTTAGCGATATAACAATGGTTGTAGGATACCGTGAAGAAGTTATAAAAAATCATTTTAAAGATGGATCATTTCTTGGTGTTAAAATAAATTATGTAACACAAGAACAAAGACTTGGAACTGCCCATGCAATAGGATCAACAAAAGACACAATCAAAGGGAAATTTATAGTTCTTAATGGAGATATAATAGTGGATCCTGTTTTAATAGAAGATCTTATACAGAAATATAATTCAAAAAGTGCGAAATCATTACTTGTACTGACAGAAGTAGATGATCCCTCATCCTTTGGTGTTGTTGAGCTAAATGGAGATAAAATTATCAATATTGTTGAAAAACCAGCTCCTGGAGAAGCACCCAGCAATCTAATAAACGCGGGCATTTATCTATTTGATGAAGATATATTCAAAGCCATTGATCTCACAAGAATATCAAAGAGGGGAGAATATGAAATTACAGATTCACTCCAAATTCAGATGGATAACAATGAAAAAGTTCTTGGAATCAAGTCAAAAAACAACTGGATAGATATTGGAAGGCCATGGGAGCTTTTAGATGTTAATGAACATTTTTTAAAGGACATGGAAACAGATATCCATGGTGAAATAGAAGAAGAAGTCACAATACATGGTCCAGTTTTTATTGGGAAAAACACCATAGTGAGATCAGGTACCTATATAATGGGACCAGCACACATTGGAGAAAACTGTGATATCGGCCCAAACACATTTATAAGGAAATATACAAGTATTGGAAATAATGTAAGCGTCGGGAATGCTGTTGAAATTAAAAATTCCATTATAATGGACAACACCAACGTGAACCATCTTACATATGTTGGAGACTCCATAATAGGATCTAAATGTAATATAGCCGCTGGTACAAATATTGCAAATCTAAGATTCGACGATGGAAACATTAAAATTAGAGTTAAAGGAAATAAAATAGACTCTGGTCGTCGTAAAATGGGTGTTGTATTTGGAGATGGTGTGAAAACAGGCATAAATAGCAGTTTTAATCCCGGGGTTAAGGTGGGTGTTAACTCGAGAATTGGGGCAGGTGCAATAGTTAGCAAGGATCTGGAGTCTAATAAAGTTCTGATACCCAAACAAGAACATAATATTATTGATAACAATAGATGA
- the glmM gene encoding phosphoglucosamine mutase, whose translation MTSEIPKLFGTSGIRGKVGYDITLDIAVNIGMAIASYAGGIGSKIVLGYDSRTSNIMIENAVTAGLLQCGCHVLKIGMAPTPLVGYATMKLKADAGIMITASHNPPEYNGIKLWNPDGMAYRQDQERKIEEIIHKRNFKTVSWKDIGKVEEVKYVVSDYITDIIAQANIKPGTKVVVDCANGAASYLSPLILRKVGCSVVAINSQPDGFFPGRMPEPSQKNLQELMKIVKAIGADIGIAHDGDADRMIAIDEKGRMADFDKLLAIVCREIGGKVVTTVDASLCTDKCMDEVGGHVIRTKVGDVHVAEAIEDNNAQFGGEPSGTWLHPNFCMCPDGILSALRVIELVQKYGPLSDQLDAIPSYPTIRDKVNCENFQKELIMENVKAKLHIILEDVVDVNQIDGVRISMADGSWVLIRPSGTESFIRITLEATNIEKAHMIRDQCAEFIEGLI comes from the coding sequence ATGACATCTGAAATTCCTAAACTCTTTGGTACATCCGGTATAAGGGGTAAAGTAGGTTATGATATAACCCTTGATATTGCAGTAAATATTGGTATGGCAATTGCTAGTTATGCAGGCGGTATTGGGAGTAAGATAGTTCTGGGCTACGACTCAAGGACATCTAATATTATGATAGAAAATGCTGTGACAGCAGGATTATTGCAATGCGGATGTCATGTTCTAAAGATTGGAATGGCACCAACTCCTCTTGTTGGTTATGCAACGATGAAACTCAAGGCAGATGCCGGCATCATGATAACAGCATCACACAATCCTCCAGAGTATAATGGAATAAAGTTATGGAATCCTGATGGAATGGCATACAGACAGGATCAGGAACGAAAAATCGAAGAAATCATCCATAAAAGAAACTTTAAAACCGTATCATGGAAAGATATTGGAAAAGTTGAAGAAGTTAAATATGTGGTTTCAGATTATATAACCGATATCATTGCCCAAGCCAATATAAAACCCGGTACAAAAGTTGTTGTAGATTGTGCCAATGGTGCAGCTTCCTATTTATCCCCTTTAATACTCAGAAAGGTTGGTTGTTCAGTTGTAGCTATTAATTCCCAACCCGATGGATTTTTCCCCGGAAGAATGCCAGAGCCCTCACAAAAAAACCTTCAGGAACTAATGAAGATTGTTAAGGCCATTGGAGCAGATATTGGAATTGCACACGACGGAGATGCTGATCGAATGATAGCCATAGATGAAAAAGGACGTATGGCTGATTTTGACAAATTACTAGCAATAGTATGTCGTGAAATTGGGGGTAAAGTTGTTACAACAGTTGACGCATCATTATGCACCGACAAATGTATGGATGAAGTTGGAGGCCATGTTATAAGGACAAAAGTCGGAGATGTGCATGTTGCAGAGGCAATAGAAGATAATAATGCACAATTTGGTGGTGAACCGTCTGGAACTTGGTTACACCCAAATTTCTGTATGTGCCCTGACGGGATATTATCTGCACTCAGAGTCATAGAATTGGTACAAAAATATGGTCCATTATCAGACCAACTAGATGCAATTCCAAGTTATCCTACCATTAGGGATAAGGTGAACTGTGAAAACTTCCAGAAAGAATTGATAATGGAAAATGTTAAGGCCAAATTGCACATTATTCTTGAAGATGTTGTTGATGTAAATCAAATAGATGGTGTCAGAATATCAATGGCTGATGGTAGCTGGGTTCTTATAAGACCCTCCGGTACAGAATCCTTCATCCGGATCACTCTTGAAGCAACTAACATTGAGAAGGCCCATATGATAAGGGACCAATGTGCTGAGTTCATTGAAGGATTGATATAA
- a CDS encoding 2,3-bisphosphoglycerate-independent phosphoglycerate mutase, producing MKGIIMIIDGMGDRPIKELGYKTPLEAALTPNMDKMAENGICGIMDPIRPGIRAGSDTSHISILGYNPYEVYTGRGPFEAAGVGVDVLPGDIAFRCNFSTVDDKGIITDRRAGRIRDGTQEIAQTINGMELEEDVQVIFKESTGHRAVLVLRGKGLSDQVSDADPKHEGKNPKKVVALDDTEEAKKTADILNKVVAKSYELLKDHPINIKRIESGENPANIIIPRGAGAVPKVEPFGEKYGLNPVCIAETGLIKGIASIAGMQLIDIPGATGGIDTNLENIKNGIIETASKDYDFMLINVDGADEAGHDGEMEEKVKFLEKVDVVIGELMKIEDVYFILTADHSTPISIMDHTGDPVPIVITGPEVRVDDVTKFNERSTSKGGLCRIRGNNIMDILMDLMNRSTKFGA from the coding sequence ATGAAAGGAATCATAATGATCATAGATGGAATGGGAGATCGTCCCATTAAAGAACTTGGATACAAAACACCCCTCGAAGCTGCATTAACACCAAATATGGATAAAATGGCAGAAAATGGAATATGCGGAATTATGGATCCAATAAGACCTGGTATAAGGGCCGGAAGTGATACGTCCCATATATCCATTCTAGGTTATAATCCCTATGAGGTTTATACAGGACGAGGTCCATTTGAAGCTGCAGGAGTAGGGGTGGATGTACTCCCCGGAGACATAGCATTCAGATGCAACTTCTCAACAGTAGATGATAAAGGAATTATCACCGACAGACGGGCTGGAAGAATTAGAGATGGAACACAAGAGATAGCCCAGACAATTAACGGGATGGAACTTGAAGAAGATGTTCAAGTAATATTCAAAGAATCAACAGGACATAGAGCTGTTTTAGTACTAAGGGGCAAAGGTTTATCTGATCAAGTTTCAGATGCTGACCCTAAACACGAAGGGAAAAATCCTAAAAAGGTTGTTGCTCTTGATGATACTGAAGAAGCAAAGAAGACTGCAGATATACTGAATAAAGTCGTTGCAAAATCTTATGAATTACTTAAAGACCATCCCATAAATATTAAAAGAATCGAATCTGGTGAAAATCCTGCTAATATAATCATCCCCAGAGGGGCTGGAGCAGTCCCTAAAGTAGAACCTTTTGGAGAAAAATACGGCCTAAATCCTGTTTGTATAGCTGAAACAGGACTTATTAAGGGAATAGCATCAATCGCGGGTATGCAGCTCATTGATATTCCCGGTGCAACAGGTGGAATTGACACCAACCTTGAAAACATTAAAAATGGCATAATAGAAACTGCATCAAAGGATTATGATTTCATGCTCATAAATGTAGATGGAGCAGATGAAGCTGGACATGACGGTGAAATGGAAGAAAAAGTTAAATTCCTTGAAAAGGTTGATGTAGTTATTGGAGAGCTAATGAAAATAGAAGATGTTTATTTTATTTTAACTGCTGACCATTCAACACCAATATCCATAATGGACCATACTGGAGATCCAGTTCCCATAGTAATTACCGGACCAGAAGTAAGGGTCGATGATGTAACAAAATTCAACGAACGAAGCACATCAAAGGGTGGTTTGTGCAGGATCAGAGGAAACAATATAATGGATATACTCATGGATCTCATGAACAGATCAACTAAATTTGGAGCATAA
- a CDS encoding TIGR00297 family protein, with protein sequence MFNPLEYVVLLIVIALITYLRKALDLFGSIFMIIMGIIIIFTAGANWLILIFIFLILGLISTNYKHQYKKDIGIYEGTRSLKNVISNGIVPFVMAAFGNYGGFIGSIATATADTLASEVGITQQPRLITTLKKVPPGTDGGISVVGTVAGIIGAGIIGVAAYLLGIFPDPYVTLKIAIIAGTVGCFVDSILGATLERRHYISNEYVNLIATITGAALGIIMV encoded by the coding sequence ATGTTTAATCCTCTGGAATATGTGGTCCTACTAATAGTCATAGCGCTTATTACCTATTTGAGAAAAGCTCTTGATCTATTTGGATCCATTTTCATGATTATCATGGGTATTATAATTATTTTTACAGCCGGTGCAAACTGGCTCATACTAATATTCATTTTCCTGATTCTTGGACTTATTTCTACCAATTACAAACACCAATACAAAAAGGACATAGGTATTTACGAGGGAACAAGATCCCTTAAAAATGTTATTTCTAATGGAATAGTGCCATTTGTAATGGCTGCCTTTGGAAACTATGGTGGATTTATAGGGTCAATTGCCACTGCAACAGCAGACACTCTTGCAAGTGAAGTTGGTATAACACAACAACCAAGACTAATTACAACCCTTAAGAAAGTCCCTCCAGGAACAGACGGCGGAATTTCAGTTGTAGGTACAGTTGCAGGAATTATTGGTGCAGGCATCATAGGAGTGGCAGCATATCTACTAGGAATATTTCCAGATCCCTATGTAACATTGAAAATAGCCATAATTGCAGGTACAGTAGGATGCTTTGTTGACAGTATACTTGGTGCTACGCTTGAGCGAAGGCATTATATCTCCAACGAATATGTTAATCTTATAGCCACCATAACTGGAGCCGCATTAGGCATCATCATGGTTTAG
- a CDS encoding 30S ribosomal protein S3ae, which translates to MAKARRRRVRDTWKEKQWYKIMTPKDFGDQEIGTTPARDPELLVKRRVESSLRELTGDFSKQYIKLFFEINGVAGDTANTNFVGHQVTTDYVRSMIRRGTSRIDAIVNITSKDGVKLKIHVLAITIKRAKSSQQKFIRETMEKMVQNAAKDKNFQELIEDILGGKMASHIYHESKKIYPLKRVETIKTRVIEDK; encoded by the coding sequence ATGGCTAAAGCAAGACGTAGAAGAGTAAGAGATACTTGGAAAGAAAAACAATGGTACAAAATAATGACTCCTAAGGATTTTGGAGATCAAGAGATAGGTACAACCCCTGCAAGGGACCCTGAACTTCTGGTAAAAAGAAGGGTTGAATCATCACTTCGTGAACTAACAGGAGACTTCAGCAAACAGTACATAAAACTTTTCTTCGAGATAAACGGTGTTGCTGGAGACACAGCAAACACAAATTTTGTTGGACATCAAGTAACAACAGATTATGTTAGAAGTATGATAAGAAGAGGAACAAGCCGTATTGATGCAATAGTCAATATTACATCAAAAGACGGTGTGAAACTCAAAATCCATGTACTTGCAATCACAATCAAAAGGGCTAAATCTTCCCAGCAGAAGTTCATACGAGAAACAATGGAAAAAATGGTTCAAAATGCAGCTAAGGACAAAAATTTCCAAGAGCTCATTGAAGATATTTTAGGTGGTAAAATGGCATCTCACATATACCATGAGTCCAAAAAGATCTACCCTCTAAAACGTGTTGAAACCATTAAAACTCGCGTAATTGAAGATAAATAA
- a CDS encoding flavodoxin family protein, giving the protein MKVLITYNSVHRGNTEKIAKTMAAAIDADIMKYDEVDGYNILDYDLIGFGSGIYYGKPNKELLEFIDELPPVKSRKAFVFTTSGKGNPDYTSALAGKVSLHGFKVIGEFSCKAFDAWGPLKLIGGINKGRPNTDDLNAAEVFIKGLMNEE; this is encoded by the coding sequence ATGAAAGTATTAATAACATATAACTCAGTACACCGAGGAAATACTGAGAAAATTGCAAAAACCATGGCAGCTGCCATTGATGCAGATATCATGAAATATGATGAAGTAGACGGATACAATATCTTGGATTATGATTTAATTGGCTTTGGTTCTGGAATATACTATGGAAAACCAAATAAAGAATTATTAGAATTCATAGATGAATTGCCTCCTGTAAAAAGTAGAAAAGCTTTTGTATTCACAACCAGCGGTAAGGGAAATCCAGATTATACAAGTGCACTTGCAGGAAAAGTTTCATTGCATGGCTTTAAAGTTATAGGTGAATTTTCATGTAAAGCATTTGATGCTTGGGGCCCGTTAAAATTGATAGGTGGTATAAATAAAGGAAGGCCCAATACTGATGATCTTAATGCAGCAGAAGTTTTTATTAAAGGATTGATGAATGAAGAGTGA
- a CDS encoding NifB/NifX family molybdenum-iron cluster-binding protein — MRIAVAVSDDEKFTEHFGRAQKFLIYEFDGEETEFLDRRESKKMPGEKHQWGKSLKVVDDCDVVICLQIGMTAKPGLKSAGKKIVEDEGPVEEVLSRFIKHEKFLKKPLNF, encoded by the coding sequence ATGAGAATAGCAGTTGCAGTTTCAGACGATGAAAAGTTTACAGAACACTTTGGAAGGGCCCAGAAATTCCTTATATATGAATTTGATGGTGAAGAAACTGAATTTCTAGATAGGAGAGAATCTAAAAAGATGCCTGGAGAGAAACATCAGTGGGGAAAATCTTTAAAAGTTGTTGACGACTGTGATGTGGTTATATGCTTGCAAATAGGTATGACAGCAAAACCTGGTCTGAAGAGTGCTGGTAAAAAAATTGTTGAAGATGAAGGGCCTGTTGAAGAGGTTTTAAGCAGATTCATTAAACATGAAAAGTTCTTGAAGAAGCCATTAAACTTTTAA
- a CDS encoding class I SAM-dependent methyltransferase, translated as MAEGQLYKKFALYYDKIYKNVDYAGESEFINWAVNKHKTSSGFEIMDVACGTGSHAKILKNSFKVTGVDINEDMIKIAQDKVPEADFIIGNMKDLNIGKKFDVIICIFSAIHYNRDLKELDITLTNFYNHMKDGGILIYDLSFNTENWIEGLVSLDTVVEDKLKIARMCQSQLKNGIFNANFVFLVKDDGKFDFDIDEHELGVFKINDVSDLMEKIGFKTFIYADFKEKKWESGEGQRPIFVGVKNSKQVEK; from the coding sequence ATGGCAGAAGGTCAACTTTATAAAAAATTCGCATTGTACTACGACAAGATATATAAAAATGTAGACTATGCTGGAGAATCTGAATTCATTAACTGGGCTGTGAATAAACATAAAACAAGTTCAGGATTTGAAATTATGGATGTAGCTTGTGGAACAGGATCACATGCAAAAATTTTAAAAAATAGTTTTAAAGTTACTGGTGTGGATATAAACGAGGATATGATTAAAATAGCACAAGATAAGGTTCCTGAAGCAGATTTTATCATTGGAAATATGAAGGATCTGAACATTGGCAAAAAATTCGATGTTATTATATGTATATTCTCGGCTATACATTACAATAGGGATCTAAAAGAACTGGATATTACATTAACAAATTTTTATAATCATATGAAAGATGGTGGAATTTTAATCTATGATCTTAGTTTCAACACAGAAAACTGGATTGAAGGCCTTGTCAGCCTTGACACTGTTGTTGAAGACAAACTTAAAATTGCAAGGATGTGTCAATCTCAGCTCAAAAATGGAATTTTCAATGCAAACTTCGTTTTCCTTGTGAAAGATGATGGTAAATTTGATTTTGATATTGATGAACATGAATTAGGTGTTTTTAAAATAAATGATGTTTCTGATCTGATGGAAAAAATAGGTTTTAAAACATTTATATACGCTGATTTCAAAGAGAAAAAATGGGAAAGTGGAGAAGGTCAGAGACCCATTTTTGTTGGAGTTAAAAATTCTAAACAAGTGGAGAAATAG
- a CDS encoding flavodoxin family protein has translation MENVLFICASPRKNGNTSEVLSECAEIIENHGLTTETIYLRGKNIESCKACGACAKLHRCHIDDGLNEIIEKIRESKGFIVGTPVYFGTARGDLMSTLQRIGYVSMNTDRFLSWKVGGPIAVARRGGQTATIQELLMFYLINDMIIPGSTYWNIVFGREKGEAIQVEEGMQTIRRFGENVANLIIKIA, from the coding sequence ATGGAAAATGTTCTTTTTATATGCGCAAGTCCACGTAAAAATGGAAATACCTCAGAAGTATTGTCAGAATGTGCCGAAATTATAGAGAACCATGGTTTGACAACTGAAACAATTTATTTAAGAGGGAAAAATATTGAGTCATGCAAGGCATGTGGGGCATGTGCTAAACTCCATAGATGCCATATAGACGATGGTCTAAACGAAATCATCGAAAAAATAAGGGAATCAAAGGGTTTCATAGTTGGTACTCCAGTATACTTCGGAACGGCCCGAGGAGACTTAATGTCAACACTTCAAAGAATTGGATATGTTTCAATGAATACCGATAGATTCCTCTCTTGGAAGGTTGGAGGACCAATTGCAGTTGCCAGGCGCGGAGGACAAACAGCCACAATACAAGAGCTTCTGATGTTTTATTTGATAAACGACATGATCATTCCAGGTTCAACATATTGGAATATAGTATTTGGAAGAGAAAAAGGAGAAGCTATCCAAGTCGAAGAGGGAATGCAAACCATAAGAAGATTCGGGGAAAATGTTGCGAATCTCATAATCAAAATAGCTTAA
- a CDS encoding CPBP family intramembrane glutamic endopeptidase translates to MKFLHSDKHFKPFLFHILKILLALLIIQILRAVCILGLWYALKPGENLALFQVLNGISFIIVGVLLLLWFRPSLKELSLDWDDISLRTRIMYILGGLILVTLILLPILLGFELDVIVMGFVFGIIVPAFEELLFRGYIWNKIEGYNYINSDPNSLFVRRRGLITLITVTLLFGIWHLGYVDVFLINPRISHENFSLITMLTAKVGLGLFLGMILGYVKLKTGKVYASFLLHGFWNTFAP, encoded by the coding sequence TTGAAATTTTTACACTCTGATAAACATTTCAAACCATTTTTGTTTCATATACTTAAAATTCTCCTTGCATTACTAATTATACAGATATTAAGGGCAGTATGCATACTGGGACTTTGGTATGCTTTAAAACCTGGAGAAAATCTAGCACTTTTCCAAGTGCTTAATGGAATTTCTTTCATAATTGTTGGAGTTTTACTGTTACTATGGTTTAGGCCATCACTAAAGGAATTAAGTCTGGACTGGGATGATATAAGTTTAAGAACAAGAATCATGTATATTTTGGGAGGTTTAATTTTAGTTACGCTTATTTTACTCCCAATTTTACTGGGATTTGAGCTTGATGTAATTGTAATGGGCTTTGTTTTTGGAATAATAGTACCTGCGTTTGAAGAACTACTTTTCAGAGGTTACATATGGAATAAAATTGAGGGTTACAACTATATTAATTCAGATCCAAATTCATTGTTCGTTCGCAGGAGAGGACTAATAACCTTGATAACTGTTACATTACTTTTCGGGATATGGCACCTTGGATATGTTGATGTTTTCTTGATAAACCCTAGGATTAGCCATGAAAACTTTTCTTTAATTACAATGCTTACAGCAAAAGTAGGATTGGGCTTATTTTTAGGTATGATATTGGGATATGTTAAACTTAAAACTGGAAAAGTTTATGCTTCGTTTCTTCTACATGGATTCTGGAATACATTTGCACCTTAA
- a CDS encoding L-serine ammonia-lyase encodes MKSLKELYRIGLGPSSSHTIGPSNAAIIFKEKTCDAYKYRVILYGSLAATGKGHLTDHVIKTIFNPVSCEIVWKKEKELPLHPNGMIFEAYNENGKILKKWTVYSVGGGALREIYHENTSNNVYPLTTMTELLKMCENDGKSLWNYVEDYEGEEIWNFMGEILEVMKKSIERGIEKEGVLPGGLNLRRTASQYYIKAMQTHKFLKETGTLFSYALAVAEENASGNLIVTAPTCGSAGVLPAVLFFIQDYYDVSNEKLLRAIATAGMIGNIVKSHASISGAEVGCQGEIGTACAMAAGAAAQLMGGTPHQIEYAAEMGMEHHLGLTCDPIMGLVQIPCIERNAIAAVSAMDCASFALLSDGRHMVSFDEVVETMAQTGRDLKRHYRETSEGGLAVCYKKR; translated from the coding sequence ATGAAATCTCTAAAAGAACTCTACAGAATAGGTCTTGGTCCCTCAAGCAGCCATACTATAGGTCCATCTAATGCAGCAATAATATTTAAAGAAAAAACATGTGATGCTTACAAATACAGGGTTATTCTTTATGGAAGTCTCGCAGCAACTGGAAAGGGCCATCTAACCGATCATGTGATAAAAACTATTTTCAATCCAGTATCATGTGAAATTGTATGGAAAAAAGAAAAAGAACTCCCATTACATCCTAATGGTATGATATTTGAAGCATACAATGAAAATGGAAAAATTTTAAAAAAATGGACAGTTTACAGTGTAGGAGGAGGAGCTCTGAGGGAGATATACCATGAAAATACCTCTAATAATGTATATCCCTTAACTACAATGACAGAACTACTTAAAATGTGTGAAAATGATGGTAAATCTTTATGGAACTATGTTGAAGATTATGAAGGGGAAGAAATTTGGAATTTCATGGGTGAAATTCTTGAAGTAATGAAAAAATCAATAGAACGTGGTATTGAAAAGGAAGGCGTACTTCCCGGAGGCCTTAATCTAAGAAGAACGGCATCCCAATATTACATAAAAGCTATGCAAACCCATAAATTCCTTAAAGAAACTGGAACTCTTTTTTCATATGCACTTGCAGTTGCAGAAGAAAATGCAAGTGGAAATCTAATTGTAACCGCACCTACATGCGGATCTGCGGGAGTGCTTCCTGCTGTGCTATTTTTTATTCAAGATTATTATGATGTAAGCAATGAAAAATTACTAAGAGCTATTGCAACAGCAGGTATGATTGGGAATATTGTTAAAAGTCATGCTTCAATATCTGGAGCAGAAGTGGGATGTCAAGGTGAAATAGGTACTGCATGTGCAATGGCTGCAGGAGCTGCTGCTCAACTTATGGGAGGAACCCCCCATCAGATCGAATATGCTGCTGAAATGGGAATGGAACATCATCTAGGGCTTACCTGCGATCCAATTATGGGATTGGTTCAAATTCCATGTATTGAAAGAAATGCAATTGCAGCTGTAAGTGCCATGGACTGTGCTTCATTTGCACTACTCTCTGATGGAAGGCATATGGTATCATTCGATGAAGTTGTAGAAACAATGGCACAAACTGGAAGAGACTTGAAAAGACATTACAGGGAAACATCAGAAGGCGGACTCGCAGTATGTTACAAGAAGAGATAG
- a CDS encoding DUF116 domain-containing protein — MAFYEFYQIFGQIVFVLVLTMLTLLSVTLILGRLLIKEDKLVFPRLLLFTIDMFYGLFKKFSENVGVDAKIVDQIGVEVRNKVNEKFFKKIESQDKILVLPHCLRHADCEAKLEASGLVCKDCNRCVIGVLKNKAEDKGFKVFIIPGSTFLKKILEKNNFKAVLGVACYQDLNLAMMKLSKFSCQGVPLLKDGCINTKVDPRAVLEKMGEIQESENGHGINSCNHESYSPKTL; from the coding sequence ATGGCGTTTTATGAATTTTATCAGATATTCGGTCAAATAGTCTTTGTTCTAGTTTTAACAATGCTTACACTGCTTTCTGTGACACTCATCCTTGGAAGGCTTTTAATTAAAGAGGATAAACTGGTTTTTCCAAGGCTTTTACTCTTTACTATTGATATGTTCTACGGACTCTTTAAAAAGTTCTCTGAAAATGTTGGAGTGGATGCCAAGATAGTTGATCAGATAGGGGTTGAGGTAAGGAATAAAGTTAATGAAAAGTTCTTCAAAAAAATAGAATCACAAGATAAAATACTGGTTCTTCCACATTGCCTAAGACATGCAGACTGTGAAGCTAAATTAGAAGCCTCTGGACTTGTCTGTAAAGATTGTAATAGATGTGTTATAGGGGTTCTCAAAAATAAAGCAGAAGATAAAGGATTCAAAGTATTTATAATACCAGGATCTACCTTCTTGAAAAAGATACTTGAGAAAAACAATTTTAAAGCAGTTCTTGGAGTTGCATGCTATCAAGATCTGAATCTGGCCATGATGAAACTCTCTAAATTTTCATGCCAAGGTGTTCCTCTTCTAAAGGACGGATGTATCAATACAAAGGTTGACCCACGAGCAGTTCTCGAGAAGATGGGAGAGATTCAGGAAAGCGAAAATGGACATGGAATCAACTCATGTAACCATGAATCATATTCCCCTAAAACATTGTAA